One region of Suncus etruscus isolate mSunEtr1 chromosome 5, mSunEtr1.pri.cur, whole genome shotgun sequence genomic DNA includes:
- the DIPK1B gene encoding divergent protein kinase domain 1B, protein MRRLRRLAHLVLFCPFSKGLQGRLPGLRVRFALLVWLGVCAGSWMVYVHFSSYAQLCRGHVCQALICDQYHKGIISGSLCQDLCSHHKVQWGACLSSEPGRQVYSGLWQDKEVTIKCGIEPHLHSKVAAAGGTPRELVLFDKPARGTSISEFREMTLSFLKANLGDLPSLPALVAQVLLLADFNHDSRVSLAEAKSVWALLQHNEFLLLLALHKGHASPLLGYCGDLYITEGAPHTTWYGPALPPLLRPLVPPALPWAVQRWLGPAWPWRAKIAVGLLEFVEELFHGTYGTFYMCETTLANVAHTSSYDFRMADLQHVVPEAAVRRFLGGRHCVHSADCTYGRDCRAPCDQLMRQCKGDLVQPNLAKVCGLLQDYLLPGAPASLRAELGRQLRTCTTLSGLASQVEAHHALVLGHLKSLLWKEISHTPYS, encoded by the exons ATGCGGCGGCTGCGGCGCCTGGCGCACCTGGTGCTCTTCTGCCCCTTCTCCAAGGGGCTGCAG ggccgGCTCCCGGGCCTCAGGGTGAGGTTCGCACTTCTGGTCTGGCTGGGCGTCTGCGCGGGCAGCTGGATGGTCTATGTGCACTTCTCGTCCTATGCCCAGCTCTGCCGAGGCCACGTCTGCCAGGCTCTCATT TGTGACCAGTACCACAAGGGCATCATCTCGGGCTCTCTGTGCCAGGACCTGTGCAGCCACCACAAGGTGCAGTGGGGGGCCTGCCTGTCCTCGGAGCCAGGCCGCCAG GTATACAGCGGACTATGGCAGGACAAGGAGGTGACCATCAAGTGTGGCATCGAGCCTCATCTGCACTCCAAGGTGGCAGCAGCAGGTGGGACCCCCAGGGAGCTGGTGCTCTTTGACAAGCCAGCCCGTGGCACGTCCATCTCAGAGTTCCGGGAGATGACCCTCAGCTTCCTCAAG GCCAATCTGGGGGATCTGCCATCTCTGCCAGCGCTGGTGGCTCAAGTCTTGCTCCTGGCCGACTTCAACCACGACAGCCGTGTGTCCCTGGCCGAGGCCAAGTCAGTGTGGGCCCTGTTGCAGCACAATGAGTTTCTACTGCTGCTGGCATTGCACAAGGGCCATGCCTCACCGCTTCTGGGCTACTGCGGGGACCTGTACATCACAGAGGGGGCACCACACACCACCTGGTATGGGCCTGCGCTGCCACCCCTGCTGCGCCCACTGGTGCCGCCTGCACTGCCTTGGGCTGTGCAGCGCTGGCTGGGCCCGGCGTGGCCATGGCGGGCCAAGATCGCCGTGGGGCTGCTGGAGTTTGTGGAGGAGCTTTTCCACGGCACCTACGGCACATTCTACATGTGCGAGACCACCCTGGCCAACGTGGCACACACGTCCAGCTACGACTTCCGCATGGCTGACCTGCAGCATGTGGTGCCCGAGGCGGCTGTGCGGCGCTTTCTGGGTGGCCGTCACTGTGTGCACAGCGCTGACTGCACCTATGGCCGCGACTGCCGAGCACCCTGTGACCAACTCATGCGCCAGTGCAAGGGTGATCTGGTGCAGCCCAACCTGGCCAAGGTGTGTGGGCTGCTGCAGGACTACCTGCTGCCGGGCGCCCCTGCGAGTCTGCGGGCAGAGCTGGGCCGCCAGCTGCGCACCTGCACCACGCTCAGTGGGCTGGCCAGCCAGGTGGAGGCGCACCATGCGCTAGTGCTCGGCCACCTCAAGAGTCTGCTCTGGAAGGAGATCTCCCACACCCCATACTCCTGA